The genomic segment GGCTCAAGCGTGCGGAGCGTTGAAACCCGGCGCGCGGATCGCGGGTAAACTGCGTGTGCTTCAAAAACTCGGCCCTCTGGTTCCGATCGTACCTCTTCTGCGTTTATCGTGCGGCAAATGTTTGCAAACACAGGGGTTTCACCCATGCGATTGACCGCGTTCGCCGTCGTCTTCTCGCTCGCGTCGGCCGCGTCGGGCGTTGATGTCGCCCCGGAGCCGCGGGCGAAGTCCGTCACGGATCCGAGCCCGAAGGAAGCCCCGAAGCTCCGCTTGCCCGGTGAGGCCGGCATCGGGCGGTTGGTGCCGGACGTGGCGTTCACCGACCTCACCGGCAAGGCCGGTAAGCTCTCCGACTTTAGGGGGAGCAAACTCACGGTGGTTGCGTTCACCAACACCACCTGCCCGGTGTGCAAGAAGTTCGGCCCCGCCCTCCGGCGATTGGAAGCCGACTTCGCGGCCAAGGGCGTCAGCGTCCTGTTCGTGAACCCGACCCGGACCGACAAACCCCGAGCCCACGGCTTCGCCGGCCGGTACGTCCACGACACCGACGGCACCCTTACCGCCGCGTTCGGCGCGGCGACGACGGCGGAAGTGTTCGTGCTGGATTCGGCGCGCACGCTGCAATACCGCGGTGCGATCAGCGACCAGTACGGCCTGGGCTACGCCCTCGACGCGCCGCGGACCAACTACCTCGCCGTCGCGGTGGCCGATCTGCTCGCGGGCAGGCGGCCGGTGGTGCCGGCGACCACCGCACCGGGTTGCGAACTGGCCCCCGATGCGGCCAAGGCACCGGCCGTGGCGCTGACGTACCACGCCCGCGTCGAGCGGATCGTGCAGACCAACTGTGTGGAGTGCCACCGTGCGGGCGGTGTCGCCCCGTTCGCGCTGGACACCTACGACGATGTGGTCGCGAACAAGGCGATGATCCGCAAGGTCGTGAACAAGGGCACAATGCCCCCCTGGTTCGCGGCGCCCGCCAAGGCGGGCGCACACTCACCGTTCGCCAACGACCGCACGCTCACCGCGGCCGACAAGAGCGATCTGATCGCGTGGCTCGCGGGCGACATGAAAAAGGGCGACCCGGCCGACGCCCCGCTCCCGCGGAGCTATGAGAGCGGCTGGCTCATCGGTAAGCCGGACGCGGTGTTCGAGATCCCCGAGCCGATCGCGGTGACGGCCGAGGGGACGATGCCGTACCAGACCACGGGCGTGCCGACGACCTTCGACGAGGACCGGTGGGTGCAGGCGCTCGAGGTGCAGCCGACCGCGCGCGAGGTGGTGCACCACGTTCTCGTGTTCGCGCTGCCGAAGGGACAGAAGGCCGGCCCGGTGGAGGGCTTCTTCGCAGTGTACGTGCCCGGCAACAACGCGCTCGTCTACCCCGAGGGCTACGCGAAGAAGCTGCCGAAGGGCGCGACGCTCGGCTTCCAGATCCACTACACGCCGAACGGGAAGGCCACGAGCGACCGGACGAAAATCGGCCTGATCTTCGCGAAGGAGAAGCCGCGGTACGAGGTGCGCGTCGCGGAGATCTCCAACAAGTCGTTCACGATCCCGCCGGGGGCCGCCAACCACAAGGTCGTCGGCGCGATCCCGTACGTCCCGTTCGACGCGCGAATCCTCGCGCTGTTCCCGCACTCCCATTTGCGTGGCAAAGCGGCGCGGTACGAACTCAAATCCCCCACCGGCACAACCACGCTGCTCGACGTGCCGCACTACGATTTCAACTGGCAGTTGCAGTACCGGTTCGCGGACCCGGTCCCGGTTCCGCGCGGCGCCGGGCTGATCTACACGGCGTGGTACGACAACAGCGACAAGAACCCGGCGAACCCGGACCCGAAGAAAGAGGTGAAGTGGGGGCCGCAGACCTTCGACGAGATGCACCTGGGGTACGTCGAGTTCGTGATCGATTCTCGGGTCGAGTCGGTGATCGGGCCGAACGGCGAGTTCCGGTTCCCGAAGGACGGCGTGCCGATCCCGCCGCGGTACCTCGACGCGTTCAAGCAGTACGACACCAACGGCGACGGCGTGCTCGACGAGAAGGAGTACAACGCGCTCCCGCCGGCGATCAAGAACGTCGTCACTGAGTACGTCAAGCGCGCGCTCCCGTGACCGGCGCGGGCGGGGGGCGGGCGCGGGCGGCGGGCTTCACCCCGGCCGCCCGCGTCGCGGCCCGGCGTCAGTGCCAGTCGGACACCCAGAAGAAATACACGACCCCCGACCGCCCCGAACCGTTCTCGGGGATCTCGGCCTTTTTCCGGGCGACCGTCGTCCGGTCGCGGCCGTCCGGATCGCAGGTGATCAGGAGCGTTTCCCGCTCGGCAACCTCCGCCGGCTTGTC from the Frigoriglobus tundricola genome contains:
- a CDS encoding redoxin domain-containing protein; translated protein: MRLTAFAVVFSLASAASGVDVAPEPRAKSVTDPSPKEAPKLRLPGEAGIGRLVPDVAFTDLTGKAGKLSDFRGSKLTVVAFTNTTCPVCKKFGPALRRLEADFAAKGVSVLFVNPTRTDKPRAHGFAGRYVHDTDGTLTAAFGAATTAEVFVLDSARTLQYRGAISDQYGLGYALDAPRTNYLAVAVADLLAGRRPVVPATTAPGCELAPDAAKAPAVALTYHARVERIVQTNCVECHRAGGVAPFALDTYDDVVANKAMIRKVVNKGTMPPWFAAPAKAGAHSPFANDRTLTAADKSDLIAWLAGDMKKGDPADAPLPRSYESGWLIGKPDAVFEIPEPIAVTAEGTMPYQTTGVPTTFDEDRWVQALEVQPTAREVVHHVLVFALPKGQKAGPVEGFFAVYVPGNNALVYPEGYAKKLPKGATLGFQIHYTPNGKATSDRTKIGLIFAKEKPRYEVRVAEISNKSFTIPPGAANHKVVGAIPYVPFDARILALFPHSHLRGKAARYELKSPTGTTTLLDVPHYDFNWQLQYRFADPVPVPRGAGLIYTAWYDNSDKNPANPDPKKEVKWGPQTFDEMHLGYVEFVIDSRVESVIGPNGEFRFPKDGVPIPPRYLDAFKQYDTNGDGVLDEKEYNALPPAIKNVVTEYVKRALP